A section of the Candidatus Binatia bacterium genome encodes:
- a CDS encoding type III-B CRISPR module RAMP protein Cmr4 yields the protein MAQGMFESRLLFMLAETPVHAGTGAELGAVDLPIQRERHTRFPTIHGSGVKGVLRDLSERKNGKDDKSITTLLFGSPPPKEAGGEALETGSLAVSDARLLLLPVRSVGHAFAWVTCPYLLSRFLRDAGDCHASRRADIEAAIGQALQAPQDKGLVHNDFPLNTAMIEEIELPVEKKDLKKLCHLLQEILPGGAEMKYWRDLLPKNLVIAPDDVFSDLALHGTEVVTRVRLSEETKTVEKGALWTEEYLPADSLLYSVLGLESKRLGRKWRDKKMEGAPPDGWTWVADLIGSNQVAQFGGKETIGRGFLRLHLWPEKAQ from the coding sequence ATGGCACAAGGAATGTTCGAGAGTCGCCTCTTGTTCATGCTGGCGGAAACACCGGTTCATGCAGGAACCGGAGCGGAACTGGGCGCGGTGGACTTGCCGATCCAGCGCGAACGGCACACCCGCTTTCCGACCATTCACGGGTCAGGCGTAAAGGGAGTGTTGCGCGACTTGTCGGAACGGAAAAACGGGAAGGACGACAAGTCCATCACCACGCTGCTGTTCGGTAGCCCGCCGCCGAAAGAAGCGGGAGGCGAGGCGCTGGAAACAGGATCGCTCGCGGTGAGCGACGCTCGCTTGCTGTTGTTACCCGTACGCAGTGTGGGCCATGCCTTCGCCTGGGTCACTTGTCCGTACCTCCTCAGCCGCTTCCTGCGCGACGCCGGCGACTGCCACGCCTCGAGAAGAGCGGACATCGAAGCTGCCATCGGTCAAGCCTTGCAGGCCCCGCAAGACAAAGGGCTGGTACACAACGATTTCCCGCTGAACACCGCGATGATCGAGGAAATCGAACTGCCGGTGGAGAAAAAAGACCTCAAAAAGCTGTGCCATCTCTTGCAGGAAATCCTTCCCGGGGGAGCGGAAATGAAGTACTGGCGCGACCTCCTGCCGAAAAACCTCGTGATCGCCCCCGACGACGTGTTCAGCGACCTGGCGTTGCATGGCACCGAGGTGGTCACGCGTGTTCGCCTCAGTGAGGAGACCAAAACCGTGGAAAAGGGTGCCCTGTGGACAGAGGAGTATCTTCCCGCCGATTCCTTGTTGTACAGCGTGCTCGGACTGGAATCGAAGCGTTTGGGACGGAAGTGGAGGGATAAAAAAATGGAGGGCGCCCCTCCCGACGGGTGGACGTGGGTTGCCGACTTGATCGGTAGCAACCAAGTGGCCCAGTTCGGCGGCAAGGAAACCATCGGCCGCGGCTTTTTACGGCTCCACCTCTGGCCCGAGAAAGCACAGTGA
- the cas6_2 gene encoding CRISPR-associated endoribonuclease Cas6: MNALPRLHVWLVRYEVLQDGTLPPLPTTALHGALARAVYSDVCIAPARPTCEACPAESHCAYPILFEPTPAACRRLREFGVTTEPPRPLAIAPDAPFLPTGESPIPVRRGQIVSFRLTATSKVWQYWEALRRGLERIGRQGLGPREERTRLRLVSVEAHSTPLPNENTNEVALRFVTPLRLKHSGQIASEVDGKVLAEALARRAVFIGHLEGLVWQAPPELGGWLESVESISAFRLVRVGRYSSRQGRWMRWPGLVGTLRLRGEGVRHLLPLLHFGSLAQVGKATTFGFGRYELTAPTTS, from the coding sequence ATGAACGCTCTCCCACGCTTGCACGTATGGCTGGTGCGTTACGAGGTTCTGCAAGACGGAACCTTGCCGCCGCTTCCCACCACAGCACTGCACGGGGCGCTGGCACGAGCAGTGTACAGCGATGTCTGCATTGCGCCGGCGCGACCTACCTGTGAAGCTTGTCCGGCGGAGTCTCACTGTGCATATCCCATCTTGTTCGAGCCCACACCAGCCGCGTGCCGTCGCTTGCGGGAATTTGGGGTCACTACCGAACCGCCACGCCCGCTAGCAATCGCACCAGACGCTCCGTTTCTTCCCACCGGAGAAAGCCCCATACCCGTCCGCCGCGGGCAAATCGTCAGTTTTCGACTCACCGCCACGAGCAAGGTATGGCAGTACTGGGAGGCGTTACGCCGCGGACTCGAACGCATTGGCCGACAAGGTCTCGGGCCTCGCGAGGAGCGCACGCGCCTACGCCTCGTATCCGTCGAGGCTCACAGCACCCCGCTACCGAACGAAAACACCAATGAGGTGGCTTTACGCTTTGTGACTCCGCTGCGCCTCAAGCACAGCGGGCAAATTGCCTCGGAAGTGGACGGGAAAGTGTTGGCCGAAGCGCTGGCGCGCCGAGCCGTGTTCATCGGCCATCTCGAAGGTCTTGTGTGGCAGGCACCGCCGGAGCTCGGCGGCTGGCTCGAGTCTGTCGAATCCATCTCAGCTTTTCGCCTGGTTCGCGTCGGCCGCTACTCGTCGCGACAAGGCCGCTGGATGCGTTGGCCGGGGCTCGTGGGAACGCTTCGCCTTCGGGGGGAAGGAGTCCGGCACCTGCTGCCGCTGTTGCACTTCGGGTCGCTGGCGCAAGTCGGCAAGGCAACCACCTTTGGTTTTGGGCGCTACGAACTTACCGCCCCCACGACCTCGTGA